In Thiovibrio frasassiensis, one DNA window encodes the following:
- a CDS encoding poly(A) polymerase, which produces MDPSTDLADLPEPLIIPRADHPISRKDIDREALKVMHRLRDAGYSAYLVGGAVRDLYLGKKPKDFDISTNARPGQLRTLFRNSRIIGRRFRLVQVFFFGGKIVEVSTLRCRSEFEEGEREEDEVLAHNNTFGSEAEDAFRRDLTINALFYEIENFTIIDYTGGVADLNNRIVRIVGEPDRRIVRDPVRMMRAIRHAARSNFTIEERTWQAIIANLDTLRLCPDSRVRDEFFKDLNSGACAPWCRLAVASGMFFLLLPCYEGIISREPEAPTEETQLLFSLCQVIDRLHSEGTPLPEHLLLATLLLPWAQARFNLLHLPAEGRESFVFSRNLRAEIDSQLVHLNVKRASREDITSLLVNLPVFVRHGAEQTWPAWLKRKSYFPDGLLFFQLYQEALGGSPADLAPRPEPSLPPRHGKPRTGKSRKPRTESRTPSFSGKKGGIFGLK; this is translated from the coding sequence ATGGACCCATCCACTGACTTGGCCGACCTGCCGGAACCCCTCATTATTCCACGGGCGGATCATCCCATCTCCCGCAAGGATATCGACCGCGAGGCCCTGAAGGTGATGCACCGCCTCCGGGACGCGGGCTATTCCGCCTACTTGGTGGGCGGCGCGGTACGCGATCTCTACCTCGGCAAAAAACCCAAGGATTTCGACATCAGCACCAACGCCCGGCCCGGGCAGTTGCGCACCCTTTTTCGCAACAGCCGCATCATCGGCCGCCGCTTTCGCTTGGTTCAGGTCTTTTTCTTCGGCGGCAAAATCGTTGAGGTTTCCACCCTGCGCTGCCGCAGCGAGTTTGAAGAAGGCGAACGGGAAGAGGACGAGGTGCTGGCCCACAACAACACCTTCGGCTCCGAGGCGGAAGACGCCTTCCGTCGGGATCTCACCATCAACGCCCTGTTCTATGAAATAGAAAATTTCACCATCATCGATTATACCGGCGGGGTGGCGGACCTCAACAACCGGATTGTCCGCATTGTCGGGGAGCCGGACCGGCGGATTGTCCGCGATCCCGTTCGCATGATGCGGGCCATCCGCCACGCGGCCCGAAGCAATTTTACCATTGAAGAGCGCACCTGGCAGGCCATTATCGCCAATCTGGACACCCTGCGCCTCTGCCCGGATTCCCGGGTCCGGGACGAGTTTTTCAAAGATCTGAACAGTGGGGCCTGCGCTCCCTGGTGCCGGCTTGCCGTGGCCAGCGGGATGTTCTTTCTCCTCCTCCCCTGCTATGAGGGGATTATCAGTCGCGAGCCGGAAGCACCCACGGAGGAAACCCAACTGCTTTTCTCCCTCTGCCAGGTGATTGACCGTTTGCATTCCGAAGGCACCCCGCTGCCGGAACATCTCCTGCTCGCAACCCTCCTGCTCCCTTGGGCCCAGGCGCGCTTCAATCTCTTACACCTGCCTGCCGAAGGCCGCGAGTCCTTTGTCTTTTCCCGCAATCTCCGCGCGGAGATTGATTCCCAGTTGGTGCATCTCAACGTCAAGCGGGCCTCCAGAGAGGATATCACCTCGCTGCTGGTCAACCTCCCGGTTTTTGTCCGCCACGGCGCAGAGCAGACTTGGCCTGCATGGCTGAAACGGAAGAGTTATTTCCCCGACGGGCTGCTCTTTTTTCAGCTTTACCAGGAAGCCCTTGGCGGCTCGCCTGCCGATCTCGCCCCCAGGCCCGAGCCTTCCCTTCCTCCCCGGCACGGTAAGCCCAGAACCGGGAAAAGCCGGAAGCCCAGGACAGAGAGCCGCACCCCGTCGTTTTCCGGCAAAAAGGGCGGGATTTTTGGCCTGAAATAG
- a CDS encoding NAD(P)H-dependent flavin oxidoreductase, with product MKLPPLTIGKFTAQVPLVQGGMSIRVSTSALAIPVAECGGIGTIGGSAIPVEELQADIRKAKAATKGIIAVNIMFAMKNFYTLVQGSIDAGVDMIVTGAGFSRDIFKIGKETNTPIVSIVSSPSFAMLAEKLGASAIVVEAKEAGGHLGTTVPLRELFPEIRKVVKKVPLIAAGGITNGYEMAEMMDKYGADGIQIATRFVLTKECSVAESFKQAMLHAHKEDIALIKSPVGLPGRAIKTPFVEKLLRHTDLKAKECKYKCLKKCDHVYCISDRLTAACEGNMEDGLVFSGENVFKIKEILTVREVFDQFVSQAESMYKEPAATY from the coding sequence ATGAAGCTACCCCCCCTTACCATCGGCAAGTTCACCGCCCAGGTACCTCTTGTACAGGGAGGCATGTCCATTCGCGTTTCTACCTCGGCTCTGGCCATCCCTGTTGCCGAATGCGGCGGCATCGGCACCATCGGCGGCTCGGCTATTCCGGTGGAGGAACTCCAAGCTGACATCCGCAAGGCCAAGGCAGCAACCAAAGGGATCATCGCGGTGAACATCATGTTCGCCATGAAAAATTTCTACACCTTGGTTCAGGGCTCCATCGATGCCGGCGTTGACATGATCGTCACCGGCGCCGGTTTTTCCCGGGATATCTTCAAGATCGGCAAAGAGACCAATACCCCCATCGTTTCCATCGTTTCCTCGCCCTCCTTTGCCATGCTTGCCGAGAAACTGGGCGCTTCGGCCATCGTGGTCGAGGCCAAAGAGGCCGGCGGCCATCTGGGCACCACCGTGCCCCTGCGCGAGCTTTTCCCCGAGATCCGCAAGGTGGTCAAAAAGGTCCCTCTGATCGCGGCCGGCGGCATCACCAACGGCTATGAAATGGCGGAAATGATGGACAAATACGGCGCGGACGGAATCCAGATCGCCACCCGCTTTGTCCTCACCAAGGAATGTTCGGTGGCGGAAAGTTTCAAACAGGCCATGCTCCATGCCCACAAAGAAGACATCGCCCTGATCAAGTCTCCTGTCGGCTTGCCGGGCCGGGCCATCAAGACCCCCTTTGTGGAAAAACTGTTGCGCCATACCGACCTCAAAGCCAAGGAATGCAAATACAAATGCCTGAAAAAATGCGACCATGTGTATTGCATCAGCGACCGCCTCACCGCAGCCTGCGAGGGCAACATGGAAGACGGTCTCGTTTTTTCCGGAGAAAACGTCTTTAAGATCAAAGAAATCCTCACCGTCCGCGAGGTTTTCGACCAGTTTGTTTCGCAGGCCGAGTCCATGTACAAGGAACCTGCGGCGACGTATTAA
- a CDS encoding 5' nucleotidase, NT5C type — protein MHIHPSRIGFDIDGVVADTMEAFIRLARSDYGARVRPEEITEFQVEDCLDLDPVMVETIFARLMEEPIACGLRLMSHARQVLSRFAEHGPLTFITARPQKKPIARWLKKELGPQVYGRVRLVATGEHDSKAVHIREMGLDFFVDDRAQTCLQLAREEGIQPIVYRQPWNQGKHDLPEVESWQTIQALCYGEGAW, from the coding sequence ATGCATATTCACCCAAGCCGCATCGGCTTTGACATCGACGGCGTGGTCGCCGACACCATGGAAGCCTTTATCCGTTTGGCGCGGAGCGATTATGGCGCCAGGGTGCGCCCGGAGGAGATCACCGAGTTTCAGGTGGAGGATTGTCTCGACCTGGACCCGGTGATGGTGGAGACAATCTTTGCCCGTCTGATGGAAGAGCCCATTGCCTGCGGTCTGCGGCTCATGAGTCATGCCCGACAGGTGCTGAGCCGATTTGCGGAGCACGGACCCCTTACCTTCATAACGGCCCGCCCGCAAAAAAAGCCCATTGCCCGATGGTTGAAAAAAGAACTGGGCCCGCAGGTGTATGGGCGGGTGCGTTTGGTTGCCACCGGCGAGCACGACAGCAAGGCTGTCCACATCCGGGAAATGGGCCTCGATTTTTTTGTGGATGACCGGGCCCAGACCTGCTTGCAGTTGGCTCGGGAGGAGGGTATTCAGCCCATTGTCTATCGGCAGCCTTGGAACCAGGGCAAACATGATCTGCCGGAGGTGGAGAGCTGGCAAACCATCCAGGCCCTCTGTTATGGGGAGGGTGCTTGGTGA
- a CDS encoding NUDIX hydrolase: MNHCPACGQAIPAYRNPVPTVDIIIRFDSGVVLVKRKNPPCLWALPGGFVDYGESLEQAAVREACEETGLAVRLGRQFHTYSDPERDPRQHTVSTVFLATAEGAPVAGDDAGEVAIFQEESLPPLAFDHARILGDYFAAQRVSA; the protein is encoded by the coding sequence GTGAACCACTGCCCCGCCTGCGGTCAGGCGATCCCTGCCTATAGAAATCCGGTGCCGACGGTGGATATCATCATCCGTTTTGACTCCGGAGTTGTCTTGGTGAAGCGGAAGAATCCGCCTTGTCTCTGGGCTTTGCCCGGCGGTTTTGTGGATTACGGGGAATCGCTGGAGCAGGCGGCGGTGCGGGAAGCGTGCGAGGAAACCGGGCTCGCGGTTCGTCTTGGCCGCCAGTTTCATACCTATTCCGATCCGGAGCGCGACCCGCGGCAGCACACGGTGAGCACGGTTTTTCTTGCCACGGCGGAAGGTGCGCCGGTGGCTGGCGATGATGCGGGCGAGGTCGCGATCTTCCAAGAGGAGTCGCTGCCGCCACTGGCCTTTGATCATGCAAGGATTTTGGGTGACTATTTTGCTGCACAACGAGTTTCCGCCTGA
- a CDS encoding GGDEF domain-containing response regulator, whose translation MKTRILLVDDDPFILEMLKVSMTALGHAFDTAMDGEAAKGKLKEGEFSMVLTDLTMPRCDGMQLLKHVKAEYPQVEVIVITGHAETHGYTDVIRAGASDFITKPFGMDELEAKISRVIREQTLIRKLEHLSMCDMLTDLYNRRCFELKLHEEVPRAHRQGYPVFLVLLDVDRFKEYNDEYGHQAGDRVLHDIGRILVQCTRENVDWCFRFGGDEFAIIIPYANAAQVGLVADRIQERYGHEARYGVTSLTIGLAQFFRRPDTSWPEDIADLVARADKALYSGKAQGGNRVIVDASSPCPDEVVGREIP comes from the coding sequence ATGAAGACCCGTATCCTGCTCGTGGATGATGACCCGTTCATCCTCGAGATGCTGAAGGTTTCCATGACCGCTCTTGGGCATGCCTTTGATACGGCCATGGACGGTGAGGCGGCCAAGGGTAAGCTCAAGGAAGGTGAGTTCAGCATGGTCCTCACCGATCTCACCATGCCGCGCTGTGACGGCATGCAGCTTTTGAAGCATGTCAAGGCGGAATATCCCCAGGTTGAGGTCATTGTTATTACCGGTCATGCCGAGACCCATGGCTATACCGATGTTATCCGGGCCGGCGCCAGCGATTTTATCACCAAGCCCTTCGGCATGGACGAGCTTGAGGCGAAGATCAGCCGGGTTATCCGCGAGCAGACCCTGATCCGGAAACTTGAGCATCTCTCCATGTGTGACATGCTCACCGACCTCTATAACCGTCGCTGTTTCGAGTTGAAGCTGCACGAGGAGGTGCCGCGGGCCCACCGCCAGGGATATCCGGTTTTTCTGGTTCTGCTCGATGTGGACCGCTTCAAGGAGTACAACGATGAGTACGGGCATCAGGCCGGAGACCGGGTTCTCCATGATATCGGGAGAATCCTCGTGCAGTGCACCCGGGAGAATGTGGATTGGTGTTTCCGCTTCGGCGGCGATGAGTTCGCCATCATCATCCCTTATGCCAACGCCGCCCAGGTCGGGTTGGTTGCTGATCGCATCCAGGAGCGGTATGGGCATGAAGCCCGTTACGGAGTAACCAGCCTCACCATCGGCTTGGCCCAGTTTTTTCGCCGCCCGGACACTTCCTGGCCTGAGGATATCGCCGATTTGGTGGCTCGCGCCGACAAGGCGCTCTATTCCGGCAAGGCGCAAGGGGGCAATCGGGTGATTGTCGATGCCTCTTCGCCGTGTCCCGATGAGGTGGTCGGCCGGGAGATCCCCTGA
- a CDS encoding 30S ribosomal protein S1, protein MATSTTATKTKSDVEVGEMSFAQLFEESLKVAEVGEVVPGTVIAMTNDYVVVDIGDKSESDIHCSEFKNENGEIEVKVGDIFDVFVEKREAEGGLKLSREKAIGIKVWEDIAKIQEADGTISGRIDNRVKGGLSVDIGVPAFLPYSQIDLRPVKDLDSLIGQTFEFKVLKYNRKRNNVVISRRAILEDERKKLREDMQSNLVEGQVVTGTITNITDYGVFIDLGGMDGLCHITDLSWGRVSHPSKLFKVGEEIQVKILKYDRENDKVSLGVKQLKEDPWATVQERYPIGAKAMGKVVSITDYGVFAELEEGVEGLIHVSEMSWSKKTRHPSKIVGVGEAAEVVILNIDVDAKRISLGMKQLQPNPWDLVSENYPVGSIIEGKIKNITDFGVFIGIEEGIDGLIHVSDLSWTERIKHPSEKYAKGETIQAVVLKIDRENERFSLGVKQLEPDPWQAAIEKYPVGTTVQGKITNVTEFGIFVEVEEGIEGLIHVSEISKDKVATPVGLYNAGDSVEAKVINVSAKDRKIGLSIKALTEESSEGSLEEYKQKQAKSGPSTIGDLLKEEMDNKAQE, encoded by the coding sequence ATGGCAACTAGCACAACAGCAACCAAAACGAAGTCCGATGTCGAAGTAGGGGAAATGAGCTTTGCTCAGCTTTTCGAGGAAAGCCTCAAGGTAGCGGAGGTGGGTGAAGTCGTGCCCGGTACCGTTATCGCCATGACCAACGATTATGTCGTTGTGGATATCGGCGACAAGTCGGAAAGTGACATTCACTGTTCCGAATTCAAAAACGAAAATGGCGAAATCGAGGTCAAGGTTGGCGACATCTTTGACGTCTTCGTGGAGAAGCGTGAGGCCGAAGGCGGCCTGAAGCTTTCGCGCGAAAAGGCCATTGGCATCAAGGTCTGGGAAGACATCGCCAAGATTCAGGAAGCGGACGGCACCATCTCGGGCCGGATCGACAACCGGGTCAAGGGCGGCCTTTCCGTCGATATCGGCGTTCCCGCCTTCCTGCCTTACTCGCAGATCGATCTCCGACCTGTCAAGGATCTGGACAGCCTCATCGGCCAGACCTTTGAATTCAAGGTCCTCAAATACAACCGTAAGCGCAACAATGTCGTCATCTCCCGGCGCGCCATCCTCGAGGACGAGCGCAAGAAGCTGCGGGAAGACATGCAGTCCAATCTGGTGGAGGGCCAGGTGGTTACCGGTACCATCACCAATATCACCGATTACGGTGTGTTCATCGATCTGGGCGGCATGGACGGTCTCTGTCATATCACCGATCTCTCCTGGGGCCGTGTTTCCCATCCCTCCAAGCTGTTCAAGGTGGGCGAAGAGATCCAGGTCAAGATCCTCAAGTACGACCGCGAAAACGACAAGGTTTCCCTTGGCGTCAAGCAGCTCAAGGAAGATCCTTGGGCCACTGTACAGGAGCGCTACCCCATCGGCGCCAAGGCCATGGGTAAAGTGGTCTCCATCACCGATTACGGCGTCTTCGCCGAGCTGGAAGAGGGCGTTGAAGGCCTGATCCATGTTTCCGAGATGTCCTGGTCTAAGAAGACCCGGCATCCCTCCAAGATCGTCGGCGTTGGTGAGGCGGCCGAGGTGGTCATCCTCAATATCGACGTGGATGCCAAGCGCATCTCTTTGGGCATGAAGCAGCTGCAGCCCAATCCTTGGGATCTGGTCAGCGAGAATTACCCGGTGGGCTCCATTATCGAGGGCAAGATCAAGAACATCACCGACTTCGGCGTCTTCATCGGCATCGAGGAAGGCATCGATGGTCTGATCCATGTCTCCGATCTCTCCTGGACCGAACGGATCAAGCATCCTTCCGAGAAATACGCCAAGGGTGAAACCATCCAGGCCGTGGTACTCAAGATCGACCGTGAGAACGAGCGCTTCTCTCTCGGTGTCAAGCAGCTGGAGCCGGATCCCTGGCAGGCCGCCATCGAGAAATACCCGGTGGGAACCACCGTGCAGGGCAAGATCACCAATGTGACCGAGTTCGGCATTTTCGTGGAAGTGGAAGAGGGTATCGAAGGGTTGATCCATGTGTCCGAGATCAGTAAGGACAAGGTTGCCACCCCGGTTGGCTTGTACAATGCCGGTGATTCCGTGGAGGCCAAGGTGATCAATGTTTCTGCCAAGGATCGCAAGATCGGTCTCTCGATTAAGGCGTTGACCGAGGAGTCTTCCGAAGGCTCTTTAGAGGAATACAAGCAGAAGCAAGCCAAGAGTGGCCCGTCCACCATTGGCGACCTTTTGAAGGAAGAAATGGACAATAAGGCCCAAGAGTAA
- the sppA gene encoding signal peptide peptidase SppA — protein MLFFWGGITFFITSLTSPSKSELFLKEGIGVIEVKGVILESEEILQNLVAFREEPKIKAIVLRIDSPGGAVGASQEIYDEVRRTSTVKPVVASMGSVAASGGLYVSLGASKIVANPGTLTGSMGVILKFANLEGLFDKIGYKNEVVKSGRLKDIGSPSRSMTAEERQMLQGMIDIVQTQFVQAVSESRSLPVAEVRKIADGRIFSGQQAKEYGMVDQLGNFSDAVMLAAELAGMKDEKMPELIYPQGDDFSFLRLMTGKKSESLLQQTGLSGPMLAYEWTGTFR, from the coding sequence ATGCTGTTCTTTTGGGGCGGGATAACCTTTTTTATTACCAGTCTCACCAGTCCTTCCAAGTCCGAGCTTTTCCTCAAGGAGGGAATCGGGGTTATCGAGGTTAAGGGCGTTATCCTCGAATCCGAGGAGATCCTTCAAAATCTGGTGGCCTTTCGGGAAGAACCCAAGATAAAGGCTATTGTCCTGAGGATTGACAGCCCTGGCGGGGCGGTGGGCGCTTCCCAGGAGATCTACGACGAGGTCCGGCGCACCAGTACCGTAAAGCCGGTGGTCGCTTCCATGGGTTCGGTGGCTGCCTCGGGTGGCTTGTATGTTTCCCTTGGTGCCAGCAAGATTGTCGCCAACCCCGGCACCCTGACCGGAAGCATGGGGGTTATTCTCAAGTTTGCCAATCTTGAAGGGTTGTTTGACAAGATCGGCTACAAGAACGAGGTGGTTAAAAGCGGCAGGTTGAAAGATATCGGCTCCCCGTCCCGGTCCATGACCGCAGAGGAGCGGCAGATGCTGCAGGGCATGATCGATATCGTTCAGACGCAGTTCGTCCAGGCCGTTTCCGAAAGCCGCTCTTTGCCTGTGGCCGAGGTCAGAAAGATTGCCGATGGCCGTATTTTTTCCGGACAGCAGGCCAAGGAGTACGGCATGGTTGATCAGCTGGGCAATTTCAGCGATGCGGTCATGCTGGCCGCGGAGTTGGCCGGAATGAAGGATGAGAAGATGCCGGAGCTTATCTATCCCCAGGGAGATGATTTTTCCTTCCTGCGATTGATGACCGGTAAAAAAAGTGAATCGCTGTTACAGCAGACAGGTTTATCTGGTCCGATGCTGGCTTATGAATGGACAGGGACCTTTCGATAG
- a CDS encoding HU family DNA-binding protein → MLKRDLVNAVAEEMGAYLKKDVSQAVDIMLDTIVEALAEDRRVEIRGFGSFSVRQRKARTTKNPRTGKVMKITSRKNLHFTMSKSLKDALIQNGK, encoded by the coding sequence ATGTTGAAAAGGGATTTGGTAAATGCGGTGGCCGAAGAGATGGGCGCGTATCTGAAAAAAGATGTGAGTCAGGCCGTTGATATCATGCTGGACACTATAGTGGAGGCCCTGGCTGAGGACCGTCGTGTTGAGATCCGCGGCTTTGGCAGTTTTTCCGTGCGCCAGCGCAAGGCGAGGACAACCAAGAACCCCAGGACCGGAAAGGTCATGAAGATTACCTCCCGCAAAAATCTGCATTTCACCATGAGCAAATCGCTGAAAGACGCTCTGATTCAAAACGGGAAGTAA
- a CDS encoding L-threonylcarbamoyladenylate synthase, whose product MILAINPDNPQPRLIQQAAEALRKGAVICYPTDTVYGIGCDMFNQKAIKRIHQIKKRPIHQPFSFMCSSLKNVSTYCHVSNMSYRIMKKDLPGPYTFILQAAKLVPKIMLSRQKTVGIRVPDNAICLALIEALGNPMLNTSAIQNPEDPPMSEAYEIEARFGRQVDIIIDGGTIYPEPSSVVSLIDDPPEVLRQGKGDTSHF is encoded by the coding sequence GTGATACTTGCCATCAATCCGGACAACCCGCAACCCCGCCTGATCCAGCAAGCCGCGGAGGCCCTGCGCAAAGGGGCGGTGATCTGCTATCCCACCGATACCGTCTACGGCATCGGCTGTGACATGTTCAATCAAAAGGCAATCAAGCGAATCCATCAAATAAAAAAGAGGCCGATACACCAGCCTTTCAGCTTCATGTGCTCAAGCCTCAAAAACGTCAGCACCTATTGCCATGTTTCAAACATGAGCTACAGGATCATGAAAAAAGATCTGCCCGGCCCCTACACCTTTATCCTGCAGGCGGCAAAACTGGTGCCCAAGATCATGCTCAGCCGACAAAAAACTGTGGGGATCAGGGTGCCGGACAATGCCATCTGCCTTGCGCTCATCGAAGCCCTGGGCAACCCGATGCTCAATACCAGCGCCATCCAGAACCCGGAAGATCCACCCATGAGCGAGGCATACGAAATCGAGGCGCGGTTTGGACGGCAGGTGGATATCATCATCGACGGTGGCACAATATACCCGGAGCCATCATCCGTTGTCTCGCTTATCGACGATCCCCCCGAGGTGCTTCGCCAGGGGAAGGGGGATACCAGCCATTTTTGA
- a CDS encoding Ppx/GppA phosphatase family protein: MIIACGMDIGTNSFRLLVAHVAGGRLRPLAHDLVTVRLGEGLASTGYLSSAAMLRGEAALARFVAIMAPYPVHQVRACATHALRAAANSQEFLQRVQSLFGFSLEVLSGAEEGRLALLGALSALPEEQRCYPLVLVDVGGGSTEVILQATAESEPRLITLPLGAVGLSEEFGADLSGMRKKIGTILVPVHDSIAKGAGGGEKSLLMASGGTATSLAAFALGLDRYDPQRVQNYTMSQAALTRLVARLAAYSPGERNTLPGLAEGRGEIIVAGSLILQEVQQALASPVLVSDTGLLEGVVLSGASAG; the protein is encoded by the coding sequence ATGATCATAGCCTGCGGCATGGATATCGGGACCAACAGCTTCCGTCTCTTGGTGGCCCACGTGGCAGGGGGGCGTTTGCGTCCCCTGGCCCACGATCTTGTTACGGTCCGGCTTGGCGAGGGGCTTGCCAGTACCGGCTACCTCTCCTCGGCGGCCATGCTGCGGGGGGAAGCGGCCCTGGCGCGTTTCGTTGCAATAATGGCCCCCTATCCCGTACATCAAGTCCGGGCCTGTGCCACCCATGCCCTGCGGGCCGCGGCCAACAGTCAGGAGTTTCTGCAGCGGGTCCAATCTCTGTTCGGGTTTTCGCTGGAGGTGCTTTCCGGCGCAGAGGAAGGTCGTCTTGCTCTTTTGGGGGCATTGTCTGCCCTGCCTGAAGAACAACGGTGTTACCCTCTCGTTTTGGTGGATGTGGGGGGAGGCAGCACCGAGGTCATTCTCCAGGCCACTGCGGAGAGCGAGCCTCGGTTGATCACTCTCCCTTTGGGTGCGGTCGGCTTGAGCGAGGAGTTTGGCGCGGATCTTTCTGGTATGCGTAAGAAGATCGGAACGATTCTGGTGCCGGTCCATGACAGTATCGCTAAGGGAGCCGGCGGCGGGGAAAAATCTCTGCTCATGGCTTCCGGGGGGACGGCAACGAGTCTGGCCGCTTTTGCCTTGGGCCTGGACCGGTATGACCCCCAGCGGGTGCAGAATTATACGATGAGTCAGGCCGCATTGACTCGTCTGGTTGCCAGGCTTGCCGCCTATTCTCCGGGGGAGCGTAATACCCTGCCCGGCTTGGCTGAAGGGCGTGGGGAGATTATCGTCGCCGGTTCCCTGATTCTGCAGGAGGTGCAGCAGGCGTTGGCAAGCCCCGTGCTGGTGAGCGATACCGGGTTGTTGGAGGGTGTTGTCCTGAGCGGGGCCTCCGCCGGATGA
- the guaB gene encoding IMP dehydrogenase — MSLDTIEHAYTFDDLLLVPAASEVLPNEVSLVTQLTKSITLNIPLVSAAMDTVTEHRAAITMAREGGIGIIHKNMSVEEQIREVRKVKKSESGMVIDPITVTDGQTVREVNEIMRNYRISGVPVLRGTKLVGIVTNRDLRFVSDEDLLVREVMTSKNLVTAKVGTTLEQSKALLHEHRIEKLLVVDDDGDLQGLITIKDIEKVRKYPNAAKDDLGRLRVGAAIGVNSSLEHVEKLINVGVDVVVLDSAHGHSRNILNALTRIKDAFPELQVIAGNVATAEGAEALIRAGADCVKVGVGPGSICTTRIVAGVGVPQMTAIHNCSQAAEKFGIPVIADGGIKYSGEIAKAIGIGARVVMIGSLFAGTDESPGETFLYQGRTYKGYRGMGSLGAMKQGSSDRYFQEGVESQAKFVPEGIEGKVPYRGPLSDMIYQLMGGLRSGMGYLGAATIEELRQKAKFVKITAAGLKESHVHDVIITKEAPNYRMG, encoded by the coding sequence ATGTCACTCGATACAATCGAACACGCCTATACCTTTGATGACTTGCTCCTGGTACCCGCCGCTTCTGAAGTGTTGCCCAACGAAGTGAGCCTGGTCACCCAGCTGACCAAATCGATCACCTTGAATATTCCCCTGGTCAGCGCGGCCATGGATACGGTCACCGAGCACCGGGCCGCCATCACCATGGCACGGGAAGGCGGGATCGGCATCATCCATAAGAACATGAGCGTGGAAGAACAGATCCGCGAAGTCCGTAAGGTAAAGAAATCCGAATCGGGCATGGTCATCGATCCGATCACCGTGACCGACGGGCAGACCGTGCGGGAAGTGAACGAAATCATGCGCAACTACCGGATCTCCGGGGTCCCTGTTTTGCGGGGCACCAAGCTGGTCGGGATTGTCACCAACCGCGACCTGCGCTTTGTTTCCGACGAAGATCTGTTGGTTCGCGAGGTCATGACCAGCAAGAATTTGGTCACCGCCAAGGTCGGCACCACTTTGGAGCAATCCAAGGCGTTGCTCCATGAGCACCGGATCGAAAAACTCCTGGTGGTGGATGATGATGGCGACCTGCAGGGGTTGATCACCATCAAGGATATTGAAAAGGTGCGCAAATATCCCAATGCCGCCAAGGACGATCTGGGCAGACTCCGGGTGGGCGCAGCCATCGGCGTGAATTCCAGCCTGGAGCATGTGGAGAAATTGATCAACGTCGGGGTGGATGTGGTGGTCCTTGATTCAGCGCACGGCCATTCCCGCAACATCTTGAATGCTTTGACCCGGATCAAGGATGCCTTTCCCGAGTTGCAGGTCATTGCCGGGAACGTGGCCACGGCGGAAGGGGCCGAGGCCCTGATCCGGGCGGGGGCCGATTGCGTCAAGGTCGGGGTTGGGCCCGGCTCCATCTGCACCACCCGGATCGTGGCTGGGGTTGGGGTGCCGCAGATGACCGCGATCCATAATTGTTCTCAGGCGGCGGAAAAATTCGGTATTCCGGTGATTGCCGACGGCGGCATCAAATATTCCGGCGAGATCGCCAAGGCCATCGGCATCGGCGCCAGGGTGGTGATGATCGGCAGCCTTTTTGCCGGCACCGATGAATCCCCCGGCGAAACCTTTCTGTACCAAGGGAGAACCTACAAGGGATACCGGGGCATGGGTTCGCTCGGCGCCATGAAGCAGGGCTCCAGCGATCGCTACTTCCAGGAAGGGGTGGAAAGCCAGGCCAAATTCGTGCCCGAGGGAATCGAAGGCAAGGTCCCGTACCGGGGGCCGCTTTCCGATATGATCTATCAGCTCATGGGCGGGCTGCGATCCGGCATGGGCTATTTGGGCGCGGCGACCATCGAGGAGCTGCGCCAGAAGGCGAAGTTTGTCAAGATCACAGCCGCCGGCCTCAAGGAAAGCCATGTCCACGACGTGATCATCACCAAAGAGGCCCCGAATTATCGGATGGGCTGA